A single Mangifera indica cultivar Alphonso chromosome 20, CATAS_Mindica_2.1, whole genome shotgun sequence DNA region contains:
- the LOC123204848 gene encoding MDIS1-interacting receptor like kinase 2-like has protein sequence MALSSLERAISIAFMILFVVFQFSHNVASDSTEEAEALLKWKASLPNQNNSLLSSWTLSPANATNNSTHCAYWSGISCNQDGRISKFNLSLSGLKGTLDEFPFLSFPFLEFIDFGANDLFGVIPAQIYNLSKLKYLDLSVNLFHGKIPKEIGLLRNLETLHLNNNQLNGSIPQELGQLTSLNDLVLSSNHLGGSIPTSLGNLSSLGRLYLYNNSLSSSIPPEIGNLSNMIALDVSTNSLSSRIPSRLENLRNLSFLYMHENKLSGVIPEELGNIESLCEISLYSNNFSGSIPESIGSLKKLNWLQLYNNQLSGSIPYKIGNLKSLMYLELSENQLSGHIPPTFANLSNLKTLYLRNNYLSGSIPEEIGNLKLALLSLEYNRFSGSLPHNICQSGFLENFAVHGNEFNGPILKGLRNCTSLLRLQLGNNEFVGNISEDFGIYPQLQYLDLSHNKFQGEISSSNWAKCPKLGSLKIAANEITGSIPAELGNLTQLGRLDLSSNLLVGEIPKALGNLSLLEELILNGNKLSGSIPLEIGSLSDITRLDLSANRFSNSIPENIGNLLKIYYLNLSKNQLSQEIPTQLGNLHQLLELDLSQNLLRGNMPSQLSDLETLQRLNLSHNNLSGFIPGGFENMQALSSIDVSYNDLEGPIPNSTAFRNASIEELQGNKDLCGDVIGLKRCKGSEAFNTGKHGLSKGLVILLAILFPVLAVLVFSVVLIRILRTSWRRKRDSQEVESGKNYGEVFSITNFDGKKMYEDIVRGTNDFNSEYCIGKGGQGSVYKAELSGSTVAVKKIHALYTSIAVQKDFLSEIKALTVIRHRNIVKFFGFCSHSRHSFLVYKYLEGGNLASILINENTAVELDWSKRVKVIKGVANALSYLHNDCFPPIIHRDISSKNILLDSEYEAHVSDFGTAKLLYPDSSNWTELAGTYGYVAPELAYTMKVTEKCDVYSFGVLAMEVIQGKHPRDFLSQSSGSSANMKIDLGNILDPRLPFPSLEVQNKLVSIKEMALLCLDVNPISRPTMHTVVQSLCR, from the exons atgGCTTTGTCAAGCTTGGAGAGAGCAAtctcaattgcctttatgattctGTTTGTTGTGTTTCAATTTTCTCATAATGTTGCTTCTGATTCTACTGAAGAAGCAGAAGCTCTTCTGAAATGGAAAGCCAGCCTGCCAAACCAGAACAACTCTCTCCTGTCTTCCTGGACTCTTTCTCCTGCTAATGCCACAAACAATTCTACTCATTGCGCCTATTGGTCTGGGATTTCTTGCAACCAGGATGGAAGAATCAGTAAATTCAACCTATCCCTTTCAGGTTTAAAAGGTACTCTTGATGAATTTCCATTCTTATCATTTCCCTTTCTTGAATTCATTGATTTTGGTGCAAATGATCTCTTTGGTGTTATCCCGGCACAAATATATAACCTCTCAAAACTAAAGTACCTTGACTTGTCAGTCAATCTGTTTCATGGGAAAATTCCGAAGGAAATTGGCCTGTTAAGAAATCTAGAGACCCTCCACCTAAATAATAATCAGTTAAATGGCTCAATTCCACAGGAATTAGGCCAATTGACTTCCCTCAATGATCTCGTCTTGTCAAGTAACCATTTGGgtggctcgattccaacttctTTGGGTAATTTGAGCAGCTTGGGCCGTttgtatctttataataattcacTTTCTAGTTCAATTCCTCCAGAGATTGGAAACCTTTCTAATATGATTGCACTTGATGTGAGTACCAATAGTTTATCCAGTCGAATCCCTTCACGTTTAGAAAACTTGAGAAACCTGAGTTTTCTGTACATGCACGAAAACAAACTTTCTGGTGTCATTCCTGAAGAATTAGGGAACATTGAATCTCTTTGTGAAATAAGtctttattctaataatttttcaggTTCAATTCCAGAGTCAATAGGTAGTCTGAAAAAACTAAACTGGCTTCAATTGTATAATAATCAACTTTCTGGATCAATTCCTTATAAAATAGGAAACTTGAAGTCTCTTATGTATCTAGAGTTGAGTGAAAATCAGCTTAGTGGACATATTCCTCCTACTTTTGCTAATTTGAGCAACTTGAAAACCCTCTATCTCCGAAACAACTATCTTTCTGGTTCAATTCCCGAAGAAATTGGAAATTTGAAGTTGGCTCTTCTGTCACTGGAGTACAACCGCTTCAGTGGTTCTTTACCACATAATATTTGTCAAAGTGGTTTCCTTGAGAATTTTGCAGTGCACGGCAATGAATTCAATGGTCCAATTCTGAAAGGCTTGAGAAATTGCACAAGCCTGCTGAGACTCCAACTGGGAAATAATGAATTTGTTGGTAATATATCAGAAGATTTCGGCATCTACCCACAACTGCAATACTTAGATCTCAGTCATAATAAATTCCAGGGTGAAATCTCATCATCAAACTGGGCAAAGTGTCCAAAATTAGGCTCCCTAAAGATTGCAGCTAATGAGATCACCGGCAGCATACCAGCTGAGCTTGGTAACTTGACTCAGCTTGGTAGACTTGATCTTTCTTCAAATCTGCTGGTTGGAGAGATTCCGAAAGCACTTGGCAATTTGAGTCTGCTGGAGGAGCTGATTTTGAATGGAAACAAACTTTCTGGCAGTATACCTCTGGAAATTGGATCCCTCTCAGACATTACCCGCCTTGACTTGTCTGCAAACAGGTTCAGCAATTCAATCCCTGAAAATATAGGGAACTTGTTGAAAATCTATTACTTGAATTTGAGCAAGAATCAACTTAGCCAAGAGATTCCAACTCAGTTGGGCAATCTACATCAACTTTTAGAGCTAGATTTGAGTCAGAACTTACTCAGGGGAAACATGCCTTCTCAATTATCTGATTTGGAAACTTTGCAGAGGCTGAATCTCTCGCACAATAACCTCTCTGGGTTCATTCCAGGAGGATTTGAAAATATGCAAGCACTGTCTAGCATTGACGTTTCCTACAATGACCTAGAGGGTCCAATTCCAAACTCCACAGCATTTCGAAATGCTTCCATAGAAGAACTACAAGGGAACAAAGATTTGTGCGGTGATGTTATCGGATTGAAACGTTGCAAAGGCTCGGAAGCTTTTAACACAGGCAAACACGGATTGAGCAAGGGATTGGTGATCCTCCTGGCAATTTTGTTCCCAGTTTTAGCAGTGCTTGTTTTTTCGGTTGTGCTGATCCGAATTCTCAGAACTTCctggagaagaaagagagactCACAAGAAGTAGAAAGTGGTAAAAACTATGGAGAGGTCTTTTCAATTACGAATTTTGATGGGAAAAAGATGTACGAAGACATTGTGAGAGGAACAAATGATTTCAACTCAGAATATTGCATTGGGAAAGGAGGTCAAGGAAGTGTTTATAAAGCAGAACTATCAGGAAGCACCGTAGCAGTCAAGAAAATTCATGCTTTGTATACCAGTATTGCAGTTCAAAAGGACTTCTTAAGCGAAATAAAAGCTCTAACAGTAATACGGCACCGAaatattgtgaaattttttggCTTTTGTTCACATTCCAGACACTCATTCTTGGTCTACAAGTACCTGGAAGGGGGCAACTTGGCCTCAATCCTGATCAATGAAAACACAGCAGTTGAGCTAGACTGGAGCAAGAGAGTGAAAGTGATAAAAGGAGTCGCCAATGCCTTATCTTACCTGCATAACGACTGCTTCCCACCAATCATCCATCGCGACATATCAAGCAAGAACATCCTGCTGGATTCAGAATATGAAGCTCATGTTTCAGACTTCGGAACAGCCAAGCTTCTTTACCCAGACTCCTCCAATTGGACCGAGCTTGCAGGCACATATGGATACGTTGCACCAG AGCTTGCTTATACAATGAAGGTGACCGAGAAATGTGACGTCTATAGCTTTGGGGTGTTGGCAATGGAAGTGATCCAAGGGAAGCATCCGAGAGATTTTCTCTCCCAATCTTCAGGTTCATCTGCCAACATGAAGATAGACCTTGGGAATATATTGGATCCCAGGCTTCCATTTCCGTCCCTAGAAGTTCAGAACAAACTGGTTTCCATCAAGGAGATGGCCCTATTATGCTTAGATGTGAATCCAATTTCTAGACCCACCATGCATACTGTGGTTCAATCACTGTGCAGGTAA